The Fulvivirga ligni genome window below encodes:
- a CDS encoding SusC/RagA family TonB-linked outer membrane protein, with product MNKHIYYNFKHCMRIGAYILVLQFTLFSAVLASSGAAQTKPLDETYVTIQVQNVKLKEALHTIEGQTEYTFGFDQSIAAEGRVTLYKERASVKDVLVEISKQTRVNFRRINNYIDVKQAKNEKAQTKVIDEIAVSGIVTDENGEALPGATIIVKGTTTGAITDAEGRYQLQVPEDATTLVISFVGYQTQEIAFTGQTNIDITLSLDVTSLEEVVVVGYGTQTKRDLTGAIASLDAEKLENESPNAIQDILRGNVAGVNVVGYSTSAKGTGASFRIRGQNSLNASTSPLIVLDGVIYYGDLSDINPNDIATMDVLKDASSAAVYGAKAASGVIVITTKKAKKETTTIQVDANFGVATMATDMPVYQGDGFINWRQDVMKSINVNSQPYQFSDPRYLPDDVSLEQWLSYDGANGNPLDVWLSRLGLQPVEIENYKAGKSINWYDKVFQAAKRQDYNISVSGSKKDVGYYWSLGYMDNEGIITGDKFSTLRSRLKLDLDVTDYLTVGINTQFARRDESQVPADWWQITQASPWGSEYNDDGSLRFSPQDDPGGNSRNPFLSMTYTDKMRDFYTLNNILYAKLKLPFGFSFQTNFTPKLEWHRDYEHISVEHPDWTARGGTARRYNHQEYYWQIDNILRWNKQFGQHHVEFTGLVNAEKYQRWSSQMSNIGFDPHDRLGYHNLGSGTTPNITTNDEYSTGDALMGRIFYSFKDKYLLTVTTRRDGYSAFGQKNPRALNSSVGFGWIFSEEAFLKPSWLNFGKLRFSWGSNGNRDIDRYVALSDLNSSKYLYASPDDGTVSQVTQLFVNRMNNQNLKWEKTTSFNIGLDFGLLNNRISGSIEAYSSTTEDLLVARSLPDILGFSSVWDNLGEVKNKGIEFSINAKVIERSDFSWSTGFNITTNKNEIVSLYGNMEDVLDDQGNVIGQKESDDISNGWFIGRAIGEVWNYKVLGVWQENEAEEAAKYGVKPGDFKILDKNGDFQYTNDDKEFLGQYTPKVRWSWNHSFSYKNFDLSFMLYSSLGHINTFNQAKNNSGFLDRNNSFVYPYWTPENPSNEYARLYSSNGSANFSVYRSKNFMRLDNISLGYTLPQPLVQKLHMTRFKAFFNVRNVAVYAPDWEYFDPEESNPIPRTYTLGLNFTL from the coding sequence ATGAATAAACACATTTACTACAATTTTAAACACTGCATGAGGATCGGTGCCTATATTTTGGTGCTGCAATTTACCTTGTTTAGTGCCGTGCTGGCCAGTAGTGGCGCAGCTCAGACCAAACCTTTGGATGAAACCTATGTCACCATCCAGGTTCAGAATGTGAAGTTGAAAGAAGCTTTGCATACCATCGAAGGTCAGACAGAATATACCTTTGGCTTTGACCAATCCATAGCAGCAGAAGGCAGAGTAACACTTTATAAAGAGCGTGCCTCTGTAAAAGATGTACTGGTAGAAATCTCTAAACAAACCAGGGTCAACTTTCGAAGAATCAATAATTACATTGATGTAAAGCAGGCCAAAAATGAAAAGGCTCAGACCAAGGTGATAGATGAAATAGCTGTGAGTGGTATTGTAACTGATGAAAACGGAGAAGCATTACCTGGCGCTACCATAATCGTGAAAGGAACCACCACTGGTGCTATCACTGATGCCGAAGGTAGGTATCAGCTGCAAGTGCCTGAAGATGCCACCACACTGGTCATTTCCTTTGTTGGTTATCAAACGCAGGAAATAGCTTTCACCGGGCAAACGAACATTGATATTACCTTATCCTTAGATGTGACCAGCCTTGAAGAGGTAGTGGTTGTGGGTTATGGTACACAGACCAAGCGAGATCTTACCGGTGCTATTGCCAGTCTGGATGCTGAAAAGCTGGAAAATGAAAGCCCCAATGCTATTCAAGATATTCTGAGGGGTAACGTGGCTGGTGTGAACGTAGTGGGCTACTCCACGTCGGCCAAAGGTACTGGCGCCAGCTTCCGAATTAGAGGACAGAACTCGTTAAATGCCAGCACTTCGCCACTCATCGTGCTAGACGGTGTTATTTATTATGGAGACCTCTCAGATATCAACCCTAATGACATCGCCACCATGGACGTGCTGAAAGATGCCAGCTCAGCAGCGGTATACGGTGCCAAGGCCGCTAGTGGTGTGATAGTAATTACAACTAAAAAGGCTAAAAAAGAAACCACCACTATTCAGGTAGATGCCAATTTCGGGGTTGCCACCATGGCTACGGATATGCCTGTTTATCAAGGAGATGGATTTATCAACTGGAGACAGGACGTGATGAAAAGCATTAACGTAAACAGCCAGCCTTATCAGTTTTCAGATCCAAGGTATTTGCCAGATGATGTTTCGCTGGAGCAATGGCTTTCATACGACGGTGCTAATGGTAATCCTCTGGATGTTTGGCTCAGTAGATTGGGTTTACAGCCTGTGGAAATAGAAAACTACAAGGCAGGAAAAAGTATTAACTGGTACGACAAGGTATTTCAAGCAGCAAAAAGGCAGGATTATAATATATCCGTTTCAGGCTCTAAGAAAGATGTAGGCTACTACTGGTCGTTGGGTTATATGGATAACGAAGGTATAATCACCGGAGATAAGTTCTCCACCCTTCGTTCACGCCTGAAGCTAGACCTGGATGTAACAGACTATCTCACTGTAGGTATTAACACACAGTTTGCCCGTAGGGACGAAAGTCAGGTGCCGGCAGACTGGTGGCAGATTACTCAGGCATCTCCGTGGGGCTCAGAGTATAATGATGATGGCTCGTTGCGTTTCAGTCCGCAGGATGATCCTGGTGGCAATTCCAGAAACCCGTTTTTAAGCATGACATACACGGATAAGATGAGGGATTTTTACACCTTAAACAATATCCTTTATGCAAAACTAAAATTGCCTTTTGGCTTCTCCTTTCAGACCAATTTCACCCCTAAATTAGAATGGCATAGAGACTATGAGCATATCTCCGTAGAGCACCCTGACTGGACAGCCAGAGGCGGTACGGCAAGAAGATATAACCATCAGGAATACTATTGGCAAATTGATAATATCCTGAGATGGAACAAGCAGTTTGGCCAGCACCATGTAGAGTTTACCGGATTAGTAAATGCTGAAAAATACCAAAGATGGTCGAGCCAAATGAGTAATATCGGGTTCGATCCACATGATAGACTGGGCTACCATAACCTGGGCTCAGGCACCACCCCTAACATTACCACTAATGACGAGTACAGCACCGGTGATGCTCTTATGGGTAGAATCTTCTATTCGTTTAAAGACAAATATCTGCTTACGGTCACCACTCGTAGGGATGGCTATTCGGCCTTTGGACAGAAAAATCCACGCGCACTTAACTCATCCGTAGGGTTTGGCTGGATATTCTCCGAAGAGGCATTCCTTAAACCCTCATGGCTCAACTTTGGTAAGCTACGTTTCTCCTGGGGCTCTAATGGAAACAGGGATATTGACAGGTACGTGGCCCTATCAGACCTGAATTCAAGCAAATACCTTTATGCCTCACCAGATGATGGTACGGTGTCTCAGGTAACGCAGCTTTTCGTGAACAGAATGAACAATCAGAACCTGAAATGGGAAAAGACTACATCATTCAATATTGGTCTTGACTTTGGCTTGCTAAACAACAGAATCAGCGGTAGCATAGAAGCCTACAGTTCTACTACTGAAGATCTATTGGTGGCGAGAAGTCTTCCGGATATCCTCGGATTTAGCAGTGTGTGGGATAACCTCGGTGAAGTAAAGAACAAAGGAATTGAGTTCTCTATCAATGCTAAAGTGATAGAAAGATCTGACTTCAGCTGGAGCACTGGTTTCAACATTACTACCAATAAAAATGAGATTGTAAGCTTATACGGAAACATGGAGGACGTGCTTGATGATCAAGGTAATGTGATTGGTCAAAAAGAATCAGATGACATTTCTAATGGCTGGTTCATTGGGCGCGCCATAGGTGAAGTATGGAATTACAAAGTGCTGGGCGTATGGCAGGAGAACGAAGCTGAAGAAGCTGCCAAATATGGTGTAAAACCAGGTGACTTTAAGATTCTGGATAAGAATGGAGACTTTCAGTACACCAATGATGACAAGGAATTTTTAGGTCAATATACACCGAAAGTAAGATGGTCATGGAACCATAGTTTCTCATACAAAAACTTCGATTTGTCTTTTATGCTGTATTCTTCGCTAGGGCATATCAACACTTTCAATCAGGCAAAGAACAATTCTGGTTTCCTGGATAGAAACAACTCTTTCGTTTATCCCTACTGGACTCCTGAAAACCCTAGTAATGAATATGCCAGGTTATATTCCAGCAATGGAAGCGCTAACTTCAGTGTATACCGATCTAAGAACTTTATGAGGTTGGATAATATCTCATTGGGTTATACCCTGCCCCAGCCCCTGGTTCAGAAACTTCACATGACCAGGTTCAAAGCTTTCTTTAACGTGCGAAATGTAGCAGTATACGCCCCTGACTGGGAGTATTTCGACCCTGAGGAAAGCAATCCTATTCCAAGGACTTACACCCTGGGACTAAACTTCACCCTCTAA
- a CDS encoding RagB/SusD family nutrient uptake outer membrane protein, producing the protein MKNIYIIAFALIIIAGCKEDWLEPKPLSFYAPENTYNTPDGLRSGIVSCDANLRYTEFYGDGAAIVTELIFSDVAVEGTTDKSGPAQNMNLQIQPDAQLNNTNNNRIGRYWYEGYKGIKYANTVISRIDDAEYENEQERNEILAAALWHRAYRYYRLVHQFGDVPLILQEITEPRLDFYSTKREVILQKIKEDLEFAEQWVPYVVNRGTVTKGAVSHLLAKVNLALGDFDGAIAAASHAIDDGPYALMTERFGVDASDASKNVVWDLHRPLNKSLPENSEVLYVLIDRPDMIGNTTDLFQGIQTIRNAGPFYSIAGANAIRTPNGNVGMNGNGGIEIPLSEMYGRGIGRCRATWYSTHLIWDDENDLRHAPGNWMRMEDLVYNNENLKGVDPYYGQPLQLYSEDGTLLTNDTIRNWFDWPHYKLWVPDNINVPQRGGNSDWYVFRLAETYLLRAEAHYWKGELGLAADDINKVRNRAGAGSYTAGDINIGTILDERARELYYEEPRNTELSRIAYIFAQTGEAAYNGKSYNLADFGKDNFWFDRIMEKNDFYNKGVVTVHGDTYTMSPYHVLWPIPINAIVSNSQGKIHQNFGYNGYDPSVPVLEEIEETE; encoded by the coding sequence ATGAAGAATATATATATTATTGCGTTTGCACTAATCATCATAGCAGGCTGTAAGGAAGACTGGCTTGAACCAAAGCCGCTCTCCTTCTATGCACCTGAGAATACTTACAACACGCCAGATGGACTTCGGTCAGGCATAGTATCCTGCGATGCTAACCTCCGATACACCGAGTTTTATGGTGATGGGGCAGCTATTGTTACCGAGCTCATATTCTCTGATGTAGCTGTGGAAGGCACCACTGATAAATCGGGGCCAGCACAGAACATGAACTTGCAGATACAGCCTGATGCTCAGCTAAATAACACCAATAACAACCGTATAGGAAGATACTGGTACGAAGGCTACAAAGGCATTAAATATGCTAATACGGTCATTTCAAGGATAGATGATGCCGAGTATGAAAATGAGCAGGAAAGAAATGAAATTTTGGCGGCTGCCTTATGGCATAGAGCTTATCGCTATTACCGATTAGTGCATCAGTTTGGTGATGTGCCATTGATCCTTCAGGAAATTACAGAGCCCAGGTTAGACTTTTACTCCACCAAGAGAGAGGTAATCCTACAAAAGATCAAGGAAGACCTGGAGTTTGCTGAGCAGTGGGTTCCGTACGTAGTGAACAGAGGCACTGTGACCAAAGGAGCTGTTAGCCATTTACTGGCCAAAGTTAATCTGGCACTGGGAGATTTCGATGGAGCCATAGCTGCCGCTTCTCATGCTATAGATGACGGTCCTTACGCCCTCATGACAGAGCGATTTGGTGTAGACGCCTCTGATGCTTCTAAGAATGTGGTTTGGGACTTGCACCGTCCATTAAACAAGTCTTTACCTGAAAACTCTGAGGTGCTCTACGTGCTGATCGACCGTCCTGATATGATTGGTAATACTACAGATCTGTTTCAGGGCATCCAGACTATAAGAAATGCAGGACCATTCTACTCTATTGCGGGTGCTAATGCTATAAGAACCCCAAACGGAAATGTAGGTATGAATGGAAATGGTGGAATCGAGATTCCTCTCTCAGAAATGTATGGCAGAGGAATTGGCCGATGCCGGGCCACCTGGTATTCCACCCACCTTATCTGGGATGATGAAAATGACCTGCGTCATGCTCCAGGCAACTGGATGAGAATGGAGGATCTGGTTTACAATAATGAGAACCTAAAAGGAGTAGACCCATATTATGGTCAGCCTCTGCAGCTCTATTCTGAAGATGGCACCCTCCTTACCAACGACACCATAAGAAACTGGTTCGACTGGCCTCATTACAAGCTTTGGGTGCCTGATAATATCAACGTACCTCAGCGTGGTGGTAACTCAGACTGGTATGTGTTCCGACTGGCAGAGACCTATCTATTAAGAGCGGAGGCTCACTACTGGAAAGGCGAATTAGGCCTGGCTGCTGATGATATTAACAAGGTAAGAAACCGTGCAGGAGCCGGTAGCTACACAGCAGGTGATATTAACATAGGAACTATACTGGATGAAAGAGCCAGAGAGCTGTACTACGAAGAGCCAAGAAACACCGAGCTCAGCCGAATAGCCTATATCTTCGCCCAAACAGGCGAGGCCGCGTATAATGGTAAATCCTATAATCTGGCCGATTTTGGTAAGGATAACTTCTGGTTCGACAGGATCATGGAAAAGAATGATTTCTACAATAAAGGCGTAGTTACCGTACATGGCGATACTTACACCATGAGCCCTTACCATGTTTTATGGCCTATCCCTATCAACGCTATCGTATCTAACAGCCAGGGAAAAATCCATCAGAACTTTGGTTACAACGGCTACGATCCATCAGTACCGGTATTGGAAGAGATTGAAGAAACTGAATAA
- a CDS encoding PKD domain-containing protein, translated as MNKNRLLAQWFGALMLLVTIVSCSDDDGPNPKGSFTTAIDEENTLTVRFTNTSQNASEYTWDFGDGTSSTEESPAHTYAEGGVFKVILIAKGNGGSNEYINFALPITPPPPIVNELANADFETNDNWEILQFGDNDVTMTIDGELKLTASGNVNSFIYQVIEVEAGKKYQFTGEITGNDLNSTWIEVYILEGETAPASDPSSGMFLGWSTWCDDASIDGNFTDAECNGSGSAHGKNGIIQFDTGGKKIFGIKAGICCGGTWGDGITMDNFLFTAIE; from the coding sequence ATGAATAAAAATAGATTATTAGCACAATGGTTTGGAGCACTCATGCTGCTTGTAACAATAGTTAGCTGCAGTGATGATGATGGCCCCAACCCAAAAGGCAGTTTCACTACTGCCATTGATGAAGAAAACACGTTAACCGTTCGTTTCACCAACACCTCTCAAAATGCCAGTGAGTATACCTGGGATTTTGGTGATGGCACTAGCTCAACAGAGGAAAGTCCTGCCCACACCTATGCTGAGGGTGGTGTTTTTAAAGTGATTTTGATAGCTAAAGGGAATGGTGGCAGTAATGAATATATCAATTTTGCATTGCCAATTACTCCTCCTCCTCCCATTGTCAATGAATTAGCCAATGCTGATTTTGAAACCAATGACAATTGGGAGATCCTGCAATTTGGAGATAATGATGTGACCATGACCATAGATGGGGAGCTCAAGCTCACCGCCAGTGGCAATGTAAACAGCTTTATTTATCAGGTAATTGAAGTGGAAGCGGGCAAGAAGTACCAGTTTACCGGAGAGATTACCGGTAACGACCTCAACAGCACCTGGATAGAGGTTTATATTTTAGAGGGTGAAACAGCTCCCGCCTCTGACCCCAGCAGTGGCATGTTCCTGGGCTGGTCTACCTGGTGTGATGATGCTAGCATAGACGGCAACTTTACTGATGCCGAATGTAATGGCTCAGGCTCTGCCCATGGTAAAAATGGTATCATTCAATTTGACACCGGAGGCAAAAAGATCTTCGGTATAAAAGCAGGAATCTGCTGCGGTGGCACCTGGGGCGATGGTATCACTATGGACAACTTCCTGTTCACCGCCATAGAGTAA